The region TTCCTGTGTTGTCGCGGATCGTTGCAGCGCTCGGTATGGACAACCTAAACgtctccatcatcatcatcaccatccaCCACCGCGCCTATGAGGGACATTGCGCAGTGCAGTGAACGCCGTGAATCGGGTTTTTGGAATATATATTACCTAATCgtctgtaaaataaattccCAGCACACACATTACAGAGCGCGCCTTGGTGCATTACTGTCAATGTAAAGAGCTCTGCCCAGTGGTGGGAGCCACTCTCTCCAGGGGTTACAGATGAGAGGCAAGCAATACCATCAACCACTGAAGTTGACAGCGCCTTGGGAGAAAGATGCTGGCTTTGGGAGAAAGCTCAAAACCTACAGGAATCATACCAAGATAATAGCACAGCCTGGAATCGTGATGAAAGTGCTGCGCAGGAAGAGGATTGTGTTATTCATGGCCTATTTCCTGCTGCTGGTGCTCACCATGCTCAATTTGGCCAATTATAAATGGACCAAGGAGCCTCAGCAGTGCAACCATCAGATGAGGAGCACCACCTATCAGAGCAGATCGGACATTCGGTTTCTCTACAGGCCCTCCCTGGCTAAGAAGAGACAGCTCATCTACGTCCTGACCACCTGGAGGTCGGGGTCCTCCTTCTTTGGTGAGCTTTTCAACCAAAATCCAGAAGTGTTCTTCTTGTATGAGCCTATGTGGCACATCTGGCAGAAGCTGTACCCTGGTGATGCAGTGTCTCTGCAGGGGGCAGCCAGAGACATGTTGAGCTCCTTGTATCGCTGCGATCTGTCTGTTTTCCAACTTTACAACAGCCCCGGAGGCAAAAACTTTACCTCCTTAGGGCTGTTTGGGGCCACGCTGAACAAGGTTGTGTGCTCCTACCCCCTGTGCTCAGCCTACAGGAAGGAGGTGGTGGGGATGGTGGATGATAAGGTGTGCAAAAAGTGTCCCCCTCAGAGCCTTAGACTGTTAGAGGAGGAGTGCCTAAAGTACAACACTATAGTCATTAAAGGGGTGCGTATTTTGGATGTAAACGTTCTCGCCCCTTTGATGGAGGACCCGTCCTTGGATCTGAAAGTGATCCATTTGGTTAGAGACCCTCGGGCAGTGGCAAACTCAAGGATCAAATCCAGACATGGGCTGATTAGGGAGAACTTACAGGTGGTCCGCAGCAGGGACCCTAAACTGCGCCGGATACCTTTTGTAGATCCCGGCCACAAGGTCAACAAGAAGGACGGCTCCGACTACCACTCCATCGGAGCCATGGAGGTGATCTGCGACCGCACCTCCAGGACTCTGAGGACTGCCTTAAACCCACCAGGTTGGCTGAAGGGGAAGTACATGGCCGTGCGGTACGAGGACCTGGTGGAGAACCCCGTCAAGACCCTGAGGAGCGTTTACCGCTTCGCCAACCTCACCACCAACCATGACATTGAGTCGTTTGCGCTGAACATGACCAGCggctccagctcctcctccaagCCCTTCATCGTCTCCTCCCGGAACGCCACGCAGGCAGCCAGCGCTTGGAGAATGGTGCTCAGCATCCAGCAGATCAAGCAGGTGGAAGACTACTGCCACCACTCCATGTCCGTCCTGGGGTATGAGAGGGTGAGAACAGCCGGGGAGGCCAAGGATTTGAGCAAATCGCTGCTGACGCGCTCCaaactgtgaagaaaaataataaaagcatcCTCCTCACCACCAAAGacctttttaatttaatgttcatTTTTCCATGCAGTGCCGTTTCCTCTTATTGTGGAATTAAAGCTTTACGTTCAAGTGTTAAAGGAGCTCCGGCTGGCTACATTTGGAATGTATATCTTGTTTTTGAGCTGCAGTTTGTATCTGAGGGGGCTGCTGGGGTCACTTCTTTTATACAGGAACACCGGCTGTGGGACAATGACTTAAGATGGGAAACAAAAGGATAATTTATGTATCTTGGTATTATTATAACACTTcaaagttgatgtttttgaggttatttttgaatgtttaaaatctttaaaaaatatattatttttcactCCATACTGTCTGTACAAGTGAAAAGGAAAACTAGtagatgaaaggaaaaaagtagtaacagattttaaaaatcatttttatttttaatacccCGTTAAAGTCAGAGACAATCAGtgatttggtttgatgacgtgcCATAGTTAGAAGTCTCATCAGAACAGCAGTAGTACTTcatatagttttgttttttactgtcatttaaTTTTGTCACAACGTCCCTGTAGGACGATGACATGCACTGTGGACTTTTGGTCATAACTCTGGAGCAGGACAACCTCTCTTTGTGTCAGTGTGATCATTCTGTTCTGCCATCTTCAAATGTTTACAATTGCTTGCTCTTATGAAAACAcctgatctaaaaaaaatattgcattgaGTAAAGTTCACAGTAAACAACTTTATGCATCATTTGTGAGtgcaacattttcaaactaaagAATTATTCAGTCTTATTTTGCTTGTGTCTAGAATTTGAAATGAGTTagtgctttgaaaaataattagtcTCCTACGAGAGTTTctgcttttcactttttttgacACGCTTATATGTTACAAGATAAAATGTACAAGATAAAATGAGTAAATACATCATGTGctgtttaaattatgatttgatttatttggggaaaaagctgtttgaaCCAACCaggccatatatatatatatatatatatatatatatatatatatatatatatatatatatacatacacccCCTTAGGCTAATTACTGATTTTGTTGGTGACAATTAGacattaaatgaatattttacatctcCACGGAGGAATTTTGGCCAGCGCTTCTTTTAATATAGGCCGAGGTACTGCATTTTTGTAGGATTTTTGTCCAGACTTTGATTAGGCCGCtctaaaattgttctttttttgtttgtgagcTATTTGATGGTGTATTAGGGGTGCTTTGTATCATTTTCCTGCTTTGTAATCCAAGAGCACTTGATCTTAAGCTAGTGAAATGAGGGCCATCGGGATTTTTTGCTAGAGAGCAGAATTCATGACTTCATCAATTCTGACAATTTATCCAAGTCCTGATGCAACAGACTCTTACACTACTTTGACTGTTGGTTTGATGTTTGTTCTCTGAAATGCTGTTTTAGTTTCACAGCAGGCTAAACTGGATACATATCTCCCAAAAGTTAGACCTTTATTTTCATCAGTCCATAAAACATGCTCTCTGAAGTATCATAGAGTAGTCAAGATGTCGGTCATGAACAATGACCATAACTGAGGCAAGCGGTCCCTGCGGTGCAGTAGATGAAGTTCTGGGCTGTTTTGTGAACTCCTGGATGAGTTTTTGATGCATTCTTTGTGTTATCATGGCAGGTCTTCCACATCATATAAAACACTGATGTTTTATATGATGTTTATTTATGGATAATGTCTCACTATGGTTTGCTGAGATCTAAAGCTGTAGCTAAGGTTTTGCAACCCCTTTCAGATGAATGATTATCAAGTATTTTgcttctcatttgtttttgaatttcttcagCATGGGGAAGAcatgttgcttttaaaaaaaagaaacaattctATTTCACAGTCTCATAGGCTCTGGGTGGAGCATGTAAAACTTTACTCAACgtttgaagaaatttaaacataGCTCAGTCATTATGTAATAAGAGGAGGGCTTGTATTTTGAAATATGACTGGGTTGGTTTGGACGGCTTATTTCcttaaacaaatgaaattaaaattttcaaaaactttatgttgtatttactcaggtaaTCTTTGTTTGATGTTGAAATTACTTTTATGATCTGAAACAACAGAAGTGTGacagaaaagtgaaataaatttgtaagGGAGGACAGTTTTTTCACAACACTGTATTTCTGCAAGCAATAGTACCGCCACAATGTCATACATTTGTTGCCAATCCCAATATCCTAGGGATGCCCTGTGGCGTTTGGTAAATATACTTTTTGTTTATGCTCAACGTTAATCGGCATGGGTGGAGTGTGTGCAACTCTTAGGTCTAAACAAGTTTGAGAAGtgatgttataaaaatatttccccTTTAAAAATTCCTAGAATCCTTATTTATAGAtccacagttttattttggggaGTTAAGTAGTGCAGgtgctttaatatttaacaaacccatatatttttatctgcagagcCCTTCTGACTTATACTGAATCCCTTTTACCTTCTTCCATCCACACAAATACCTGCTGGATTAtgacctagcaacccagttttattaatttagttcTGCATGAAATATATGGATGGAATAAAATATCTACATGCCCTGTCAAAATGCTAGGTTACTGTGatgtcacaaaataattttttccacattatatCACATTTATCAGTACAATTCAAGCTAAACTCTTAGAGGAAAACAATCtagagaataaaaatgtgttggttGTGTAAATATGCACAAACTAATACTGAattgaaacacattttgatttatttcaagaatCCAGTCATCTTAACATCCCGCATCTCTCACTTCCATAATGTTTCAAAGGGGAAACAGAAATGCTGTTTTGTGCCCTTCTTGAATTGTGtccaaattaataaattatggTTTCATGTCAGCATAACACATTCTTTCACAAGATGTTGAGCAGTTTTAACAGTTCATcaattgttttaaacttctaTCTTTACACCTTACATTTTAGTCTAGTGTAGTCGTTAGTAGCCGTTATTAAAAGTCATGTAGGGTATGTATTCCAAGACTAGTCAAACCCCTTGTGTCTCTCTGGTCTGGGTTAGTTAACATATTGACTGAGAAATGAGACACTCCTTTAAGTAGCTAAGGCATCATCAGGTCTTACTGATTCCTCAGATGTAAATTAATATACCTATAGGAGATGTGAAAATACTAGCCCTACAACAAATATAATCATAGGTTCTTTTCAATCtcattaaatgttaaacatgATACCAGaccaaataaattattacatattagactgtattgtaatattttctttcctggtgaaatattttaaactgactTTAAGACAGTTAGAGAGCATACATGATGACAGTGGGGTTATTTTTGCCTTTAACAGTATGCTGACTGTGAAGTATTAAGTTTGTTAATAGATTTGAAAGTGGGCTCCTACCTCTTTTTCCATGTGTAGGagaccaaaaaacacatttttggtcTGGTTACTTTGCACCCTCTCAGGAACCCCCGATAGAGCTTATTCCTTAGTGTAAATGAGTAAAATGTAGAGTTAGTTCTAAGAATGAGTTGGATTTGGCTTTTGTCTATCTTTGTAAACACACTGAGAAAATGCACATGTGGCTTGATGAGATACATGACTGAGTTCATATAAAAAGCCAAAGCAGAActgataaaatgtgtttttctacaaCGGAGGGATTTTGATAAGTTCATATCTGCATGAAGAAGTAGTAGTAAAGTAACGGTTGCAAATAAAAGTCTCTCAGGAAAGTTTATGAATATCGTTTTGTCAGACATATTAACTTTTTTATCAggtgataaagaaaaaaagggaaaaaacctAAATAGAGCAGTAAGCTTTCACTATTTACTTCCCATTCGCATCTTTCGCCCCGTCTTACATACTGTTGGACATGGTCAGTGCTTGTAGCTCAGCTTCAGGCTGTTTGCAGAAACAAGTGTGACGTGTAACACATGCATGTCTGGGTCTGAagtcaaaagcaaaaacacaggGCAAAGACACCTAAAAACACCCCTCCTTTACATTAAtcgtgattttaaaaaatcaagaacttaaaaaaaattaagtaatagAAAAGCCTATTAAAACTTACTTTACAGATTAATAAATCAGATCACCATACTAGAGCTTGTTTTTTGAAGTTAAATTCAAAAAGGGAAAAGTCAAATTGTAAGAATTCCATACGCAAAACGTTATAGCTCCaagcatttataaaataatcttttctgttactttaaaagtaatgtttttttttagcaacagtCCAGTCAGAAGTATTCCCCatgatgttttaaacatttctgtttaaaacattgTCCTTTATTGGTCATCCTCTCCTATtggtttaaaattatatttctcacaaatatggcgttatagaaaataaatgttttttaaacatctatATGTAAATGCTTGCAATATATCACTATATGTGAACAAAAGctatatgagtttcactttttaaatatcctattctaatttattcaatCAACCAGTCAGATTTTCCATACTTTTTTCAAAACACAGTGGTCTatagtaaaatacaaaaaagcagTATGCAAACTATCATAACACCAATAAATtctaaaacaagtaaataaaataaaaaagtaactgctagaatacaaacaaaatgtgcaacCGAGGAAACTTAgatacaaacataaacaaataatcagAGACAGAAACCATATAAAAACATTGCATTCATAAAAAGTACTTCAAGCACAAGACAAATAGAACATTAATCATTTGAGATAAACCTGTCTTGCTaattttaaatccagttttgtgaaaataacaataacaagaTTGTTATTacagaaaactacagaaaatggcataactatcaagagaaaaatgatggcatttacaaaataaaggaaTTGTTGTTTCTTAGGTTTTGGGGTTGATTCTACTTTCCACTGGCAGACATTGAGCTCTAAAAGCAGGTCCTTGTGTTTGATCAACATCCTCTTcctataaataaattgattggTAACAACTACATCAGTGAGAAGAAAACCCATCGGTAAAACCTTTGTAAGATTGAATGACAAAATTAGGAAGTGAAAATAAGGGTTACAAAACTGAGATTACTTTATTTAAACTACTGTGCATAGCGACTGAAGGCATTGTGTCAGCAAATCAAACtatatttagttttagaaaacaGCTCTTTTAAGAATTTTAGTCTGGAGACATATGATCAAAGGCTGTTGTTCTCAGCTCTTTAATCAGAGTGTAACTCTTATCAAGTTTGCTATCAGACttacatgttaaatattttcagaaagcaACAGCTGAAAGAACCACATTCCACAGACGTAGTCATGCATTTGTTGCATAAATAGAAGAGAGATCACTTCAAGGGCAGTGGATGTATTACACAAAGCCTAACCTACAGCAAACTGCACCCTGATTGACTCCAGAGGAATAAAAGTGGGACGACCCAGAGATTTATGAGTCAAAAAGGAAACAACGTGCATTCTATAATAAGAGCCAGAACTGTTACGTTTACAGAATGCTCTTGGATGATAAGGAGGACATGGAGGAAAATGAGTAGGGGAATTTGAAACAGCTGAAAAGggcaaaatgtaatgaaagTTTAATCAGGAGATGGGCAGAAAAGAGAAGCAGAACAGGCAGTGAAATAACATCCTGGGTCTGGTGATTCGAAGAAACACTGTGTATGCTGGTGAGGACGTTCACACATTATGTACACATAATACAAGCACAAACGGTTCTTAAGCACCTCTCTCTTCACAGTGTTACGTCCAAGGCAgtcatgtttaataaattagtctaatactgaaaatttcatttatttcagtaactcagttCATTAGATGAaaagattagaatattaaaacagagctataaaaacaaaacagtttgaatacagacattttcaataaaaactacgtttaatacctgcttaaatgttattttcaaaaaatactttgaatttaACAAATAAGCTTCATTGCAAGACATATTCTAATTCACTGAACATGACTGCATACTAACAGAAAACTTAGTGGAAAACTCACGCTCGAGCTCAACCAATTTGGATTCTGCTCCTCTTCGCTCTTCGTCCAGACTCAGAGATTCtaatttggaaattaaatgcaaaatgtacttAAATATAACAGCTGGACTTAGGACCATGAGGCAGAAGTAGTCCTTTTTCCTATCATACCAGGTAACACACTTATCAGGAATGTTGTCTCTGGTTCCGGAGTGGCTTACCACAAGGAATGTGACAATTTTATCTGATGTTCTGAATGCTGTGGTGTTTGATAACTTCTGAAGCACTGACTTCATCTGCTCTTGAATGGGCGTTAGGCTGAAATCCTATTGTTCCTGTTGGTTATGGACCTTTTCCTATTATAGTTTATCCTTCCACTCAACTCTTCATTAATATTTTGGATACAGCACACAAAGAACAGCCAGGTTCTTTAGCAACTAACCTGTTGTAGCTTACACTCGTTGTGGAGGACAGTCAAATCGACAGCATCCCCCATGAGTCTGTAGAATTTAATACTCCCATAACATAGCCTctcttgttaaaaaataattatcttttaATATCGTGTGATATTCCTCTGTGTAATAAATCTATGTATGAggttcactttttgaattgaaataaattaactttttgattcTAATTTACAGACATGCTCctgcagatgaaaataaatttaaaacaaagcaggaCAATACATCcagcagagaaacaggaagaatgGCAGCCTTCACTAATTGTCTCTTCCTTCCAGCGCGAGTGTGTTTTTGCACACAACTCAACACATGGGGGTTGTGTGACCTTATGCAAGTCACAGTAACAAACTCCCACTCAGTGGCTTTGAAATAAACAGATCATGGTCCCTGCGCTCTGTGGGAGGTGGGGGCTAGCATTAAGGCAACAGGGGGGAATAATAAGGCAAAGTTAGAGTGGGAAAATTCACTCCTCAATGACGTGAGCTGCTCCGGTGCCAAGGCCCAAATCTCCCTCCAGCAGGTCCTCTTGCTGCTCTGACCCAGAGTCGCTTCGTGTGGACGGAAGATCAGATTTGTCCAAATTGAAGTCAAAGTTCTCTGGTTCAGTCTCAAAGGGCTGCTCCTCATCCTGAAAGGTAAATAATaatagattgaaaaaaaaaatcttttgtttcaATCCATTCTAAGAAGATTCACTGTAAAGTTTTGATCACCTCCTGCTTTTGGTGGCCACAGAAGACTCCAGCAAACCTACCACACCACTGTGGCAGCGAGTCGGTTAGCGGGGGGCCACAGTGGGTCAGCAGGGGATTTAGATATCTGTAACCTCATTAAGTCAAAAGCATAGTCAGTATAACCAATACAAATCCTTTTATATACTGAAACTGGGAATAAAAGGAGCAACTTTACAGGTTTAATGATGCAATGAAAGAATGTTGGACGATTTGCACAGAAGACTGTCagtcatttagattttattattattattctgttttagCTGCTGATCTCAAATACCAAATCATGACACTTGACCATGTTTAAAATAGCTGTAAAATCATCTTTGAACAATACTTTAGAGATATGAACTGCcactgtttatatatataaactttagCGATTATTGCACACATATATATCGCTTGTatcttgattaaaataaataccacaCAACACTATCTTAAAATCTTAAGTCTCCCTAAATTAAGCATAGTTCAGATAGTCTTTGAACAGAAGAACCATTATTGAGGCAGCCACAGAACTGGCCTTTATAGAAGAGAGGCAAACACAAAGCCACTGCTGAGACTAAGCCGGAAGAAGTCCTGTTTAGGGTTTGCCACAAACATGATGAACCCAGCAAACATGTGGACCAGAGTTCTCAGGTCAGGTAAGAACAAAACTGAATTGGCCTTCATGCAAAACGCTGCACATCCCACTGAACACACCATCAACAGCATGAAACATGGAGGTGCCAGAGTCATGCTCTGGGGATGCAAGAATGTTGAAGTTTGTCAGACTttatgggaagatggatggtgTTACAGTATACCAAACATTCCCAGAAGAAAACTTGTTACAAGctgcaaaataagaaaagtagGACAGAAGCTCACCTTCCACCAGCAGAGGACACTGACTGGACTGTCTAGGATCAGTGGTTCTCAACCAACTGACTGAAAAAAAGACATAGATTCACATTCTTGTTTGGGCATGCATACAGAATGTGCACTTATAAAATAGAGTATTACAGtacagatattttgtttttctttaaacctgACAGGCACCTTAATATTCTAACCATTTGTCTAGAGCTGTCAGTataaagcagctgctgcaggcttCTTTAATTTTAACAAGGTGAATTCTCTGAATGGCATGAGAGAATAACCTAAAATCAGTCGATATGAGCTTATCAGTTGGTCCTATGACAATATTTGACATTGACCTCATTTCTCGTTCACTTTGAATCAGCCTGAAAACTGGTGAGTTCAGCACAGCAGATGCTTTGCATGTTCCCTGTGCCAGACACTTGTCAATACTGAGATTCTTTGTAAACATCAGTGAAATAAGCAAGGATTTTCTAAtccattaaataattttaaaaatcacgaTGCAACCTGTTGAGGGTGTAAACTGTGATTTATATCTGTGTGGCCAATGCTGTTTAAGTATAAATGTGCCTAAAACATGAAGGTTAGTACAAAGTAGTTCTATGTATTACTTTATGCTACTTTAACTCCAAAATGTAGATAGCTACACATTGTAGCAAAAGTATAAGCACACTCCAAAAATATCTGTGTttaacatatttacacacatggatatttattcattttaattcatgtcAAAACTATCTATTCATCCCTCTATCAAATTTAGAGTTGTAGCACAAATGACAGTCTATGAACGCACTTGCCAGGCACTGTGTTTACCCTATCTTTGAATCACTACTTATATGCTGTCTCATGGCTTAAAccagcacatttcaacaacttCCATAAATtcacatgatgtaaagctaaaatgATGGACCTCTTTGCAGATAAGCCCAGCAGGCCTTTTCTTTTATGAGGTCATTAAGAGCCAATAGCCTCTTTTGTTACAAGACAGAAAGCTCCATATTAGTCATTACCAGCTCTAGGTACTTGTGCTATTTTTAATTTGGATATCTAAAGGgttcaaatatatttcatttcacACCAATGTGCATGCTCTTATCAGCTACGGGGATCTCTGAAAGTTAgacagagataaaaataaattgtgttagCTTATTTCAGGAAATCAGGTCGATGTGGCTcttgattaaaatcagaaacaagGCCACAATTAGTCTCTAAAAGTGTTTTAGAGCTGATGCAAAGCAATGCAAAGAGTCACGTATTGGATGGGTGTAGGGAATAACTGCAGACAGAAATGATGTGTTAATGTTAAGAAAGGATATCAACAGGCTTAATGCGTAATAAGACTGTGAGAAGACTCCAAAACCTCCCTAATCAAGGCAGTTAGTGACAGCATATTCCATTAAACACTTGATCCTGGATCCCCTTTATTACAGCTCCTTAAGTGTGACGGCACACTCATTAGCTCTCAGCTGTAGAAGTTCTGAGAGTTCTAATTATTAGCCACTTTCCTAGTTCTGGTTGTTCCTtatgaagaaagagaaaaagccCTGCTTCACCTTTGTCATCCTAATGGgacaaaagcaacaatttaTACCTCTGAGTGTGCAATGGATAATGTGGGACGTAAAACTGCACAATTTCCTGACgtaaagaagacaaaaaaaacaatcaaatgaaagaaaacaattatcTTATTCATCAGCAATGAATAAAGGGTTAGGATTATAGGCTTCTTTGTGTTCATCATCAGGATTCATTTAAGAGTCTCAAAATTAGGAAAGGAGAGAACAAAAGAGGGTACAGGGATTTTCAGGTGGAGCAGTCAGTATGGTGTCCTCCTGTTCCGTGCTACAATAATACAGCTCGGCGGATGGTTGTTATTGCTAGAGCTCCTCCTTGCTTCAAGGAGGTGTTGAATTAGATTTGCGTAAAAATGTGCTGAGTAGTTCTGAGCTGGAA is a window of Xiphophorus maculatus strain JP 163 A chromosome 21, X_maculatus-5.0-male, whole genome shotgun sequence DNA encoding:
- the chst2 gene encoding carbohydrate sulfotransferase 2; translation: MRGKQYHQPLKLTAPWEKDAGFGRKLKTYRNHTKIIAQPGIVMKVLRRKRIVLFMAYFLLLVLTMLNLANYKWTKEPQQCNHQMRSTTYQSRSDIRFLYRPSLAKKRQLIYVLTTWRSGSSFFGELFNQNPEVFFLYEPMWHIWQKLYPGDAVSLQGAARDMLSSLYRCDLSVFQLYNSPGGKNFTSLGLFGATLNKVVCSYPLCSAYRKEVVGMVDDKVCKKCPPQSLRLLEEECLKYNTIVIKGVRILDVNVLAPLMEDPSLDLKVIHLVRDPRAVANSRIKSRHGLIRENLQVVRSRDPKLRRIPFVDPGHKVNKKDGSDYHSIGAMEVICDRTSRTLRTALNPPGWLKGKYMAVRYEDLVENPVKTLRSVYRFANLTTNHDIESFALNMTSGSSSSSKPFIVSSRNATQAASAWRMVLSIQQIKQVEDYCHHSMSVLGYERVRTAGEAKDLSKSLLTRSKL